From one Musa acuminata AAA Group cultivar baxijiao chromosome BXJ2-6, Cavendish_Baxijiao_AAA, whole genome shotgun sequence genomic stretch:
- the LOC103989525 gene encoding G-type lectin S-receptor-like serine/threonine-protein kinase SD2-5 isoform X2 translates to MSSTNTDVVAVLSVFGTIVVAVLVYRYFSKHGLPSINFYAPTTAAPPTTIPIPNGETTVENFLNELAGEKPIRFWPQQLAGFTRNYATKLGSGGFGSVYKGELSNGLPVAVKVLSGSLGKRVEEQFMAEVGTIGRTHHINLVRLFGFCFDPKVRALVYEYMENGSLDRYLFDRIDRTTDWKTLHEIAIGTARGIRYLHEECQQRIIHYDIKPGNILLDSNFNPKVADFGLAKLMKRENTHLTMPGGRGTPGYAAPEMWMPSPVTHKCDVYSFGMLLFEIVGRRRNFDGDVTESQQWFPKIVYDKFESGALAEIVSSCGIEEEIDREKAERVLKAALWCVQYTAEARPPMSKVVMMLEGEMEITPPTNPFQHLYASGAGLDLWGEGGSDFTSTSVSETTSIMRKYDIERETA, encoded by the exons ATGTCCTCAACAAACACCGACG TGGTTGCAGTGTTGTCTGTTTTCGGGACGATCGTCGTCGCCGTGCTGGTCTACAGGTACTTCAGCAAACACGGATTGCCATCGATCAACTTCTACGCACCAACAACAGCCGCACCACCGACTACGATTCCGATTCCGAATGGGGAAACGACGGTGGAGAACTTTCTCAATGAACTGGCCGGAGAGAAACCCATCAGGTTTTGGCCGCAGCAGCTCGCAGGCTTCACCCGCAATTACGCCACCAAGCTGGGATCCGGCGGTTTCGGATCGGTCTACAAGGGGGAACTCTCCAACGGCCTTCCGGTGGCCGTCAAGGTCCTCAGTGGAAGCTTGGGTAAGAGAGTGGAGGAGCAGTTCATGGCGGAAGTGGGGACGATCGGAAGAACTCACCACATCAACCTCGTCAGGCTCTTCGGCTTCTGCTTCGATCCCAAGGTGCGAGCGCTCGTCTACGAGTACATGGAGAACGGCTCGCTCGACAGGTACTTGTTCGACAGGATTGATCGGACGACGGACTGGAAGACGCTTCATGAGATCGCGATCGGCACAGCCCGAGGAATCAGATACCTGCACGAGGAGTGccaacagaggatcatccactacgACATCAAGCCGGGGAACATCCTCCTCGACTCCAACTTCAACCCGAAGGTGGCGGACTTTGGGCTAGCAAAGCTGATGAAGAGGGAGAACACTCACCTGACCATGCCCGGAGGGCGAGGGACGCCCGGCTACGCCGCGCCGGAGATGTGGATGCCGTCTCCGGTCACGCACAAGTGCGACGTTTACAGCTTCGGCATGCTGCTGTTTGAGATAGTCGGGCGGCGGAGGAACTTCGACGGTGATGTGACGGAGAGCCAGCAGTGGTTCCCCAAAATAGTCTACGACAAGTTCGAGAGCGGAGCGTTGGCGGAGATTGTGTCGAGCTGCGGAATCGAGGAGGAAATTGACAGAGAGAAGGCGGAGAGAGTGTTGAAGGCGGCTCTGTGGTGCGTCCAGTACACTGCAGAAGCCAGGCCTCCCATGAGCAAGGTAGTGATGATGTTGGAAGGGGAGATGGAGATCACTCCACCAACGAATCCATTTCAGCATCTCTACGCATCAGGTGCTGGTCTCGATTTGTGGGGTGAAGGTGGCTCGGATTTCACATCAACAAGCGTCAGTGAAACTACTTCCATCATGAGGAAATATGATATAGAAAGAGAAACCGCATAG
- the LOC103989519 gene encoding uncharacterized protein LOC103989519 isoform X1: MCGIALILSGVDVVGCDLYRESDGPPSTDAEEFLHFCQPALVVGDLKDAIGRRGPDSLGVRKVFVQLKQTDSVGKDDDKEYTEEDLHICYEENANNNISSIFKVANVQDNIINRWIAELYFLGATLQLRGASPIFQPLVDSSGNILVYNGEIFGGIHVSDDKNDAETLLHVLESCCYCNGNENGNVCYCTKLGAQFIPEIISKIKGPWALIYWQKKSGTLWFGRDAFGRRSLLVHWPTMGDARFVLSSVSPALTIGKISDTEVECSSSNICYWEELPCGIYSLCLKAPNASEQLVKQKLVGEIRKHKWTDPLLNSLVEWERTCLDPKVDPFFSNDLQLQRDQLALSSNSPKGVHKAVARMELEEHGSDIHNHIPGDARPAVKVLNALKESVMRRTVSRIFQTPRHEDEMDDHSPIAILFSGGLDSMILAAILDQCIDSKYTIDLLNVSFDGQLAPDRVSARAGVAELQTVAPHRRWRLVEIDAVLSNLAWEAKHLLALIQPAKTYMDLNIGIALWLAAGGDGWVDGGLCKLHNNHQRYRYKSTSRILLVGSGADEQCAGYGRHRTKYRLGGWVSLHEEMRLDVQRIWKRNMGRDDRCISDHGKEARFPFLDEDVIKTLLDFPLWEIAELDKPAGIGDKKILREVSWLLGLKQAAEMPKRAIQFGSRIARESNRKNFGSNRAANQASAGSVEIHHSLS, encoded by the exons ATGTGCGGAATCGCTCTCATTCTTTCGGGAGTTGATGTCGTGGGTTGTGATCTCTATAGGGAATCCGACGGACCTCCATCGACCGACGCGGAAGAG TTTTTGCATTTTTGTCAGCCAGCTCTAGTAGTGGGCGATCTCAAAGATGCTATTGGAAGAAGAGGTCCTGATAGCCTTGGTGTTAGAAAGGTTTTTGTTCAGTTAAAACAGACAGACTCTGTTGGGAAAGATG ATGATAAAGAATATACAGAGGAAGATTTACATATATGTTATGAGGAAAATGCGAACAATAACATCAGTTCAATATTCAAAGTTGCCAATGTACAAGATAATATCATAAACAGATGGATCGCAGAACTATATTTTCTtggtgcaacgctgcagcttaggGGTGCAAGTCCTATTTTTCAGCCACTGGTGGATTCTTCTGGAAATATTCTTGTTTATAATG GTGAAATATTTGGTGGAATTCATGTTAGTGATGATAAGAATGATGCTGAAACTCTTTTGCATGTATTGGAAAGTTGTTGCTACTGCAATGGCAACGAAAATGGAAATGTTTGCTATTGCACTAAACTTGGGGCACAGTTCATTCCTGaaattatttcaaaaataaaGGGGCCATGGGCCCTAATATATTGGCAG AAAAAATCGGGAACCTTGTGGTTTGGTCGAGATGCATTTGGAAGACGGAGCCTTCTTGTTCATTGGCCAACAATGGGTGATGCAAGATTTGTTCTTTCTTCTGTATCACCAGCTTTAACTATTGGGAAAATTTCTG ATACTGAAGTTGAATGTTCAAGTAGTAACATTTGTTACTGGGAGGAGCTTCCTTGTGGGATATACAGCCTTTGCCTAAAGGCTCCTAATGCAAGTGAGCAGCTTGTAAAGCAAAAACTGGTTGGTGAGATCAGAAAACACAAATGGACTGATCCTTTGTTAAATAGTCTAGTTGAATGGGAAAGAACATGTTTGGATCCAAAAGTAGATCCATTCTTTTCTAACGATCTTCAACTTCAAAGAGATCAACTTGCTTTGTCTTCAAATTCTCCCAAGGGAGTGCACAAGGCGGTTGCAAGAATGGAACTGGAAGAGCATGGATCAGATATTCATAATCATATCCCAG GAGATGCTCGGCCAGCAGTGAAGGTCCTCAATGCACTAAAAGAATCTGTGATGCGGCGTACTGTGAGCAGGATCTTTCAG ACACCTCGACATGAAGACGAAATGGATGATCACTCTCCTATAGCTATTCTCTTTTCTGGTGGGCTGGATTCTATGATACTTGCAGCAATATTAGATCAATGCATCGATTCCAAAT ATACAATTGATCTGCTAAATGTTAGTTTCGATGGTCAACTTGCTCCTGACAGAGTTTCTGCTAGAGCTGGGGTAGCTGAACTTCAAACTGTTGCTCCTCATAGAAG GTGGCGGCTTGTGGAGATTGATGCTGTTTTATCCAATTTGGCATGGGAAGCAAAGCATTTGTTAGCATTGATACAACCTGCAAAGACGTATATG GATCTGAACATTGGCATAGCATTGTGGTTGGCTGCTGGTGGTGATGGCTGGGTTGATGGGGGTCTTTGTAAATTACATAATAACCACCAGCGGTATAGATATAAGTCAACTTCCCGGATTCTTTTAGTTGGTTCTGGTGCTGATGAGCAATGTGCAGGATATGGCAGGCACAGGACGAAGTATAGGCTTGGAGG TTGGGTTTCACTCCACGAGGAAATGAGATTAGATGTGCAGAGAATTTGGAAAAGAAATATGGGTAGAGATGACCGATGCATTTCTGATCATGGCAAGGAG GCTAGATTCCCATTTCTTGATGAGGATGTTATTAAAACTTTACTGGATTTCCCTCTATGGGAGATTGCCGAACTTGATAAACCAGCTGGAATAGGTGACAAGAAGATCCTTAGAGAG GTTTCATGGTTGCTTGGATTAAAACAAGCTGCTGAAATGCCAAAGCGGGCTATTCAG TTTGGTTCAAGAATTGCAAGAGAATCAAATCGAAAGAACTTTGGAAGCAACCGTGCAGCCAACCAAGCGTCTGCAGGAAGTGTCGAGATTCATCATTCTCTAAGCTAA
- the LOC135613989 gene encoding protein GLUTAMINE DUMPER 3-like, with translation MRTESGFNAAAVAVPAAVAGGGRSGSDAAPLLYLFGGLVAMLGLVGVALILLACAYWKLSGHFDRGGAERGANLEPAMATPATFYKQEIVVVMAGDEKPTYLATPIPAGASSFDEKREE, from the coding sequence atgaggacaGAGTCAGGGTTCAATGCTGCAGCAGTGGCGGTGCCGGCGGCGGTAGCGGGTGGCGGCCGCTCAGGGTCGGATGCGGCGCCGTTGCTGTACCTGTTCGGGGGACTGGTGGCCATGCTGGGCCTTGTGGGTGTCGCGCTCATCCTCCTCGCTTGCGCCTACTGGAAGCTGTCAGGACACTTCGACCGCGGCGGAGCGGAACGGGGGGCTAATCTGGAACCGGCGATGGCGACGCCGGCGACGTTCTACAAGCAGGAGATCGTGGTGGTCATGGCCGGGGACGAGAAGCCGACGTACCTCGCGACGCCCATCCCGGCGGGGGCTTCCTCGTTTGATGAGAAAAGGGAGGAGTAG
- the LOC135613689 gene encoding transcription factor RAX3-like, with translation MGRAPCCDKATVKRGPWSPEEDATLKAYIEKHGTGGNWIALPHKIGLKRCGKSCRLRWLNYLRPNIKHGGFSVEEDHIICSLYSSIGSRWSIIAAQLPGRTDNDIKNHWNTRLKKKLLGKPRESPQPRCLSVNQVSTEVANAMSLQTHPQTLSAPALERMQLRGCEDPFFYHHPQGDKLFEDQHTDTTTSTTPINSSHRRLLQVKQEIQILMNQTVQENMDCSVPGCPPSDAGGLAESSFSDCNSLVAGLSDLHEIFHGKEPFLGLQEANQSTESDCFKEMYREKERDGMSLWSSMASSLHPDSVLQEYLLGYDL, from the exons ATGGGGAGGGCTCCCTGTTGTGACAAGGCGACCGTGAAGAGGGGGCCATGGTCCCCTGAGGAGGATGCAACGCTCAAGGCTTATATCGAGAAGCATGGAACTGGTGGCAATTGGATTGCGCTGCCTCACAAGATTG GTCTGAAGAGGTGTGGAAAGAGCTGCAGGTTGAGATGGCTCAATTATCTGCGGCCCAACATCAAGCATGGTGGCTTTTCGGTAGAAGAAGACCATATCATATGTAGCCTCTACTCAAGCATCGGGAGCAG GTGGTCTATAATTGCAGCCCAGCTGCCAGGGAGAACAGATAATGACATCAAGAATCATTGGAACACAAGGCTGAAGAAGAAACTACTTGGCAAGCCAAGAGAATCACCACAACCTCGATGCCTTTCTGTAAACCAGGTCTCGACTGAGGTAGCTAATGCGATGAGTCTCCAAACTCATCCACAAACCCTAAGTGCGCCAGCTCTGGAAAGGATGCAACTCCGGGGCTGCGAGGATCCCTTCTTCTATCATCATCCGCAGGGCGACAAACTCTTTGAAGACCAACACACCGATACTACCACGTCTACAACTCCGATAAATTCATCTCATCGAAGACTGCTGCAGGTGAAGCAGGAAATCCAAATCTTGATGAACCAAACTGTACAGGAAAATATGGATTGTTCAGTACCGGGGTGTCCGCCGTCAGATGCGGGAGGTCTCGCGGAGAGTTCATTCTCAGACTGCAACTCGCTGGTGGCAGGACTTTCCGACCTCCATGAAATCTTCCATGGCAAAGAACCATTCTTAGGATTGCAGGAAGCGAATCAATCGACCGAATCAGACTGTTTCAAGGAAATGTATAGGGAGAAGGAGAGAGACGGTATGAGCTTGTGGTCAAGCATGGCTTCATCTCTCCATCCCGATTCCGTGCTTCAAGAGTATCTACTTGGGTATGATCTCTAG
- the LOC103989519 gene encoding uncharacterized protein LOC103989519 isoform X2, with translation MCGIALILSGVDVVGCDLYRESDGPPSTDAEEPALVVGDLKDAIGRRGPDSLGVRKVFVQLKQTDSVGKDDDKEYTEEDLHICYEENANNNISSIFKVANVQDNIINRWIAELYFLGATLQLRGASPIFQPLVDSSGNILVYNGEIFGGIHVSDDKNDAETLLHVLESCCYCNGNENGNVCYCTKLGAQFIPEIISKIKGPWALIYWQKKSGTLWFGRDAFGRRSLLVHWPTMGDARFVLSSVSPALTIGKISDTEVECSSSNICYWEELPCGIYSLCLKAPNASEQLVKQKLVGEIRKHKWTDPLLNSLVEWERTCLDPKVDPFFSNDLQLQRDQLALSSNSPKGVHKAVARMELEEHGSDIHNHIPGDARPAVKVLNALKESVMRRTVSRIFQTPRHEDEMDDHSPIAILFSGGLDSMILAAILDQCIDSKYTIDLLNVSFDGQLAPDRVSARAGVAELQTVAPHRRWRLVEIDAVLSNLAWEAKHLLALIQPAKTYMDLNIGIALWLAAGGDGWVDGGLCKLHNNHQRYRYKSTSRILLVGSGADEQCAGYGRHRTKYRLGGWVSLHEEMRLDVQRIWKRNMGRDDRCISDHGKEARFPFLDEDVIKTLLDFPLWEIAELDKPAGIGDKKILREVSWLLGLKQAAEMPKRAIQFGSRIARESNRKNFGSNRAANQASAGSVEIHHSLS, from the exons ATGTGCGGAATCGCTCTCATTCTTTCGGGAGTTGATGTCGTGGGTTGTGATCTCTATAGGGAATCCGACGGACCTCCATCGACCGACGCGGAAGAG CCAGCTCTAGTAGTGGGCGATCTCAAAGATGCTATTGGAAGAAGAGGTCCTGATAGCCTTGGTGTTAGAAAGGTTTTTGTTCAGTTAAAACAGACAGACTCTGTTGGGAAAGATG ATGATAAAGAATATACAGAGGAAGATTTACATATATGTTATGAGGAAAATGCGAACAATAACATCAGTTCAATATTCAAAGTTGCCAATGTACAAGATAATATCATAAACAGATGGATCGCAGAACTATATTTTCTtggtgcaacgctgcagcttaggGGTGCAAGTCCTATTTTTCAGCCACTGGTGGATTCTTCTGGAAATATTCTTGTTTATAATG GTGAAATATTTGGTGGAATTCATGTTAGTGATGATAAGAATGATGCTGAAACTCTTTTGCATGTATTGGAAAGTTGTTGCTACTGCAATGGCAACGAAAATGGAAATGTTTGCTATTGCACTAAACTTGGGGCACAGTTCATTCCTGaaattatttcaaaaataaaGGGGCCATGGGCCCTAATATATTGGCAG AAAAAATCGGGAACCTTGTGGTTTGGTCGAGATGCATTTGGAAGACGGAGCCTTCTTGTTCATTGGCCAACAATGGGTGATGCAAGATTTGTTCTTTCTTCTGTATCACCAGCTTTAACTATTGGGAAAATTTCTG ATACTGAAGTTGAATGTTCAAGTAGTAACATTTGTTACTGGGAGGAGCTTCCTTGTGGGATATACAGCCTTTGCCTAAAGGCTCCTAATGCAAGTGAGCAGCTTGTAAAGCAAAAACTGGTTGGTGAGATCAGAAAACACAAATGGACTGATCCTTTGTTAAATAGTCTAGTTGAATGGGAAAGAACATGTTTGGATCCAAAAGTAGATCCATTCTTTTCTAACGATCTTCAACTTCAAAGAGATCAACTTGCTTTGTCTTCAAATTCTCCCAAGGGAGTGCACAAGGCGGTTGCAAGAATGGAACTGGAAGAGCATGGATCAGATATTCATAATCATATCCCAG GAGATGCTCGGCCAGCAGTGAAGGTCCTCAATGCACTAAAAGAATCTGTGATGCGGCGTACTGTGAGCAGGATCTTTCAG ACACCTCGACATGAAGACGAAATGGATGATCACTCTCCTATAGCTATTCTCTTTTCTGGTGGGCTGGATTCTATGATACTTGCAGCAATATTAGATCAATGCATCGATTCCAAAT ATACAATTGATCTGCTAAATGTTAGTTTCGATGGTCAACTTGCTCCTGACAGAGTTTCTGCTAGAGCTGGGGTAGCTGAACTTCAAACTGTTGCTCCTCATAGAAG GTGGCGGCTTGTGGAGATTGATGCTGTTTTATCCAATTTGGCATGGGAAGCAAAGCATTTGTTAGCATTGATACAACCTGCAAAGACGTATATG GATCTGAACATTGGCATAGCATTGTGGTTGGCTGCTGGTGGTGATGGCTGGGTTGATGGGGGTCTTTGTAAATTACATAATAACCACCAGCGGTATAGATATAAGTCAACTTCCCGGATTCTTTTAGTTGGTTCTGGTGCTGATGAGCAATGTGCAGGATATGGCAGGCACAGGACGAAGTATAGGCTTGGAGG TTGGGTTTCACTCCACGAGGAAATGAGATTAGATGTGCAGAGAATTTGGAAAAGAAATATGGGTAGAGATGACCGATGCATTTCTGATCATGGCAAGGAG GCTAGATTCCCATTTCTTGATGAGGATGTTATTAAAACTTTACTGGATTTCCCTCTATGGGAGATTGCCGAACTTGATAAACCAGCTGGAATAGGTGACAAGAAGATCCTTAGAGAG GTTTCATGGTTGCTTGGATTAAAACAAGCTGCTGAAATGCCAAAGCGGGCTATTCAG TTTGGTTCAAGAATTGCAAGAGAATCAAATCGAAAGAACTTTGGAAGCAACCGTGCAGCCAACCAAGCGTCTGCAGGAAGTGTCGAGATTCATCATTCTCTAAGCTAA
- the LOC103989525 gene encoding G-type lectin S-receptor-like serine/threonine-protein kinase SD2-5 isoform X1, with product MSSTNTDGMSSGIPAGIIATFVVVAVLSVFGTIVVAVLVYRYFSKHGLPSINFYAPTTAAPPTTIPIPNGETTVENFLNELAGEKPIRFWPQQLAGFTRNYATKLGSGGFGSVYKGELSNGLPVAVKVLSGSLGKRVEEQFMAEVGTIGRTHHINLVRLFGFCFDPKVRALVYEYMENGSLDRYLFDRIDRTTDWKTLHEIAIGTARGIRYLHEECQQRIIHYDIKPGNILLDSNFNPKVADFGLAKLMKRENTHLTMPGGRGTPGYAAPEMWMPSPVTHKCDVYSFGMLLFEIVGRRRNFDGDVTESQQWFPKIVYDKFESGALAEIVSSCGIEEEIDREKAERVLKAALWCVQYTAEARPPMSKVVMMLEGEMEITPPTNPFQHLYASGAGLDLWGEGGSDFTSTSVSETTSIMRKYDIERETA from the exons ATGTCCTCAACAAACACCGACGGTATGTCTTCTGGGATCCCTGCTGGAATCATTGCTACATTCGTCG TGGTTGCAGTGTTGTCTGTTTTCGGGACGATCGTCGTCGCCGTGCTGGTCTACAGGTACTTCAGCAAACACGGATTGCCATCGATCAACTTCTACGCACCAACAACAGCCGCACCACCGACTACGATTCCGATTCCGAATGGGGAAACGACGGTGGAGAACTTTCTCAATGAACTGGCCGGAGAGAAACCCATCAGGTTTTGGCCGCAGCAGCTCGCAGGCTTCACCCGCAATTACGCCACCAAGCTGGGATCCGGCGGTTTCGGATCGGTCTACAAGGGGGAACTCTCCAACGGCCTTCCGGTGGCCGTCAAGGTCCTCAGTGGAAGCTTGGGTAAGAGAGTGGAGGAGCAGTTCATGGCGGAAGTGGGGACGATCGGAAGAACTCACCACATCAACCTCGTCAGGCTCTTCGGCTTCTGCTTCGATCCCAAGGTGCGAGCGCTCGTCTACGAGTACATGGAGAACGGCTCGCTCGACAGGTACTTGTTCGACAGGATTGATCGGACGACGGACTGGAAGACGCTTCATGAGATCGCGATCGGCACAGCCCGAGGAATCAGATACCTGCACGAGGAGTGccaacagaggatcatccactacgACATCAAGCCGGGGAACATCCTCCTCGACTCCAACTTCAACCCGAAGGTGGCGGACTTTGGGCTAGCAAAGCTGATGAAGAGGGAGAACACTCACCTGACCATGCCCGGAGGGCGAGGGACGCCCGGCTACGCCGCGCCGGAGATGTGGATGCCGTCTCCGGTCACGCACAAGTGCGACGTTTACAGCTTCGGCATGCTGCTGTTTGAGATAGTCGGGCGGCGGAGGAACTTCGACGGTGATGTGACGGAGAGCCAGCAGTGGTTCCCCAAAATAGTCTACGACAAGTTCGAGAGCGGAGCGTTGGCGGAGATTGTGTCGAGCTGCGGAATCGAGGAGGAAATTGACAGAGAGAAGGCGGAGAGAGTGTTGAAGGCGGCTCTGTGGTGCGTCCAGTACACTGCAGAAGCCAGGCCTCCCATGAGCAAGGTAGTGATGATGTTGGAAGGGGAGATGGAGATCACTCCACCAACGAATCCATTTCAGCATCTCTACGCATCAGGTGCTGGTCTCGATTTGTGGGGTGAAGGTGGCTCGGATTTCACATCAACAAGCGTCAGTGAAACTACTTCCATCATGAGGAAATATGATATAGAAAGAGAAACCGCATAG
- the LOC135615654 gene encoding xyloglucan endotransglucosylase protein 1-like has protein sequence MGMASCASLLLLLALLATSASTALAGNFYQDVDITWGDGRAKILNNGQLLTLSLDKYSGSGFQSKDQYVYGKFDMQLKLVPGNSAGTVTTFYLSSQGAAHDEIDLEFLGNLSGDPYVLHTNVYSQGKGNREQQFYLWFDPTKDFHTYSILWNPRHIVIYVDGTPIREFRNRESVGVPYPKSQAMRVYSSLWDAEDWATRGGLVKTDWSQAPFTAAFRNYNANGCVWPSGASSCSSGTSNSWMWEEFDATSLKKLRWVQKNYMIYNYCTDVKRFPQGQPSECFAS, from the exons ATGGGCATGGCTTCCTGTGCTTCCTTGCTTCTCTTGCTTGCTTTGCTTGCCACTTCTGCAAGCACTGCGCTGGCCGGCAACTTCTACCAGGATGTAGACATCACCTGGGGTGATGGCCGTGCCAAAATCCTCAACAATGGCCAGCTCCTCACGCTGTCCCTGGACAAGTATTCTGGCTCCGGCTTCCAGTCCAAAGACCAGTACGTATACGGGAAGTTCGACATGCAGCTCAAGCTCGTTCCTGGGAATTCTGCTGGAACTGTCACTACCTTCTAC CTGTCGTCGCAAGGAGCGGCGCATGACGAGATCGACCTGGAGTTCCTCGGCAACCTCAGCGGGGACCCCTACGTCCTCCACACCAACGTGTACAGCCAGGGGAAGGGGAACCGGGAGCAGCAGTTCTACCTCTGGTTCGATCCCACCAAGGACTTCCACACCTACTCGATCTTGTGGAATCCCAGACACATCGT CATCTACGTGGATGGCACACCCATCAGGGAGTTCAGGAACAGGGAGTCGGTCGGCGTGCCGTACCCGAAGAGCCAAGCGATGAGGGTCTACTCCAGTCTGTGGGATGCGGAGGATTGGGCCACCAGAGGGGGGTTGGTGAAGACGGATTGGTCCCAGGCACCCTTCACGGCTGCCTTCAGGAACTACAACGCCAATGGCTGCGTGTGGCCTTCAGGAGCTTCCTCCTGCTCTTCGGGGACTAGCAACTCTTGGATGTGGGAGGAGTTTGACGCCACCAGCTTGAAGAAGCTGAGGTGGGTGCAGAAGAACTACATGATCTACAACTACTGCACTGATGTGAAGAGGTTCCCCCAGGGGCAGCCTTCCGAGTGCTTTGCAAGCTAA